One Thauera sp. K11 DNA window includes the following coding sequences:
- a CDS encoding YgaP family membrane protein: MKTNVGGIDKVVRILAGIALVIWALMGGPVWAWIGVVPLATGLLGWCPAYTLFGMNTCPLKKP; encoded by the coding sequence ATGAAGACGAACGTTGGCGGCATCGACAAGGTCGTGCGCATCCTGGCGGGCATCGCGCTGGTGATCTGGGCCCTGATGGGCGGCCCGGTGTGGGCGTGGATCGGCGTGGTTCCGCTCGCCACCGGCCTGCTCGGCTGGTGCCCGGCCTATACGCTGTTCGGCATGAACACCTGCCCGCTGAAGAAGCCGTAG
- the cysN gene encoding sulfate adenylyltransferase subunit CysN translates to MAHVSDLIATDIEQYLKAHERKSLLRFITCGSVDDGKSTLIGRLLYESKMLFEDQLAAVEADSRKWGTQGEEIDFALLVDGLAAEREQGITIDVAYRFFSTDKRKFIVADTPGHEQYTRNMVTGASTADVAILMVDARKGILTQTRRHSYLVSLLGIRHIVVAINKMDLVDYAEKTFRAIVEDYAAFARQLGLQDVTFIPMSAFRGDNILAPSEHMPWYHGTTLMGYLETVEIDDARMQREPFRLPVQWVNRPNLDFRGFAGQVASGVIRPGDRVRVQPSGRQSTVARIVTRDGDLAQAVAGQSVTLTLADEIDISRGDVISTVDAPAEVADQFETTLVWMHDEPMLPGRPYLMKVGAKTVTATVTAIKHQVNVNTLEHIAAKKLELNGIAECNLSLDRPIAFDPYPHNRDTGGFILIDRLSSNTVGAGMINFALRRAHNIHFQHVDVDKAARAAMKGQKGCVLWLTGLSGAGKSTIANMVEKKLHAMGRHTYLLDGDNVRHGLNKDLGFTDADRVENIRRVGEVARLMVDAGLIVMTAFISPFRSERRMARGLLEADEFVEIHVATPLAVAEERDPKGLYKKARRGELKNFTGIDSPYEPPETPELSIDTTACTVEEAADQVLAYLEQHGLIAGRAP, encoded by the coding sequence ATGGCACACGTATCGGATCTCATCGCTACCGACATCGAGCAGTACCTGAAGGCGCACGAAAGGAAGAGCCTGCTGCGCTTCATCACCTGCGGCAGCGTAGACGACGGCAAGAGCACGCTGATCGGCCGCCTGCTGTACGAATCCAAGATGCTGTTCGAGGACCAGCTCGCCGCGGTCGAGGCCGACTCCAGGAAATGGGGCACGCAGGGCGAGGAGATCGACTTCGCGCTGCTGGTCGACGGACTCGCCGCCGAGCGCGAGCAGGGCATCACCATCGACGTCGCCTACCGCTTTTTCTCCACCGACAAGCGCAAGTTCATCGTCGCCGACACGCCGGGCCACGAGCAGTACACCCGCAACATGGTCACCGGCGCCTCGACCGCCGACGTGGCGATCCTGATGGTCGATGCGCGCAAGGGCATCCTCACCCAGACGCGGCGCCACAGCTACCTGGTGTCGCTGCTGGGCATCCGCCACATCGTGGTGGCGATCAACAAGATGGACCTCGTCGACTACGCCGAGAAGACCTTCCGCGCCATCGTCGAGGACTACGCCGCCTTCGCCCGGCAACTCGGGCTGCAGGACGTCACCTTCATCCCGATGTCCGCCTTCAGGGGCGACAACATCCTCGCGCCCAGCGAGCACATGCCGTGGTACCACGGCACCACGCTGATGGGCTACCTGGAGACCGTCGAGATCGACGATGCGCGCATGCAGCGCGAACCCTTCCGCCTGCCGGTGCAGTGGGTCAACCGCCCCAACCTGGACTTCCGCGGCTTTGCCGGGCAGGTGGCCAGCGGCGTGATCCGCCCGGGCGACCGCGTCCGCGTGCAGCCCTCGGGGCGCCAGAGCACGGTGGCGCGCATCGTCACCCGCGACGGCGACCTGGCGCAGGCGGTGGCCGGCCAGTCGGTGACGCTCACGCTCGCCGACGAGATCGACATCTCGCGCGGCGACGTCATCTCCACCGTGGACGCACCGGCCGAGGTGGCCGACCAGTTCGAGACCACGCTGGTGTGGATGCACGATGAGCCGATGCTGCCGGGCCGCCCGTACCTGATGAAGGTCGGCGCCAAGACGGTGACGGCCACCGTCACCGCGATCAAGCACCAGGTCAATGTGAACACGCTCGAGCACATCGCCGCCAAGAAGCTCGAACTGAACGGCATCGCCGAGTGCAACCTGAGCCTGGACCGGCCGATCGCCTTCGACCCGTATCCGCACAACCGCGACACCGGCGGCTTCATCCTGATCGACCGGCTCTCCAGCAATACGGTGGGCGCGGGCATGATCAACTTCGCGCTGCGCCGCGCGCACAACATCCACTTCCAGCACGTGGACGTGGACAAGGCCGCACGTGCGGCGATGAAGGGGCAGAAGGGCTGCGTACTGTGGCTCACCGGCCTCTCGGGTGCGGGCAAGTCGACGATCGCCAACATGGTCGAGAAGAAGCTGCACGCGATGGGGCGGCACACCTACCTGCTCGACGGCGACAACGTGCGCCACGGGCTCAACAAGGACCTCGGCTTCACCGACGCCGACCGGGTGGAGAACATCCGGCGGGTGGGCGAGGTGGCCCGGCTGATGGTCGATGCGGGGCTGATCGTGATGACCGCGTTCATCTCGCCGTTCCGCTCGGAGCGGCGCATGGCGCGCGGGCTGCTGGAGGCCGACGAGTTCGTCGAGATCCACGTCGCCACGCCGCTGGCAGTGGCCGAGGAACGCGACCCCAAGGGCCTGTACAAGAAGGCGCGCCGCGGCGAACTGAAGAACTTCACCGGCATCGACTCGCCCTACGAGCCCCCGGAAACGCCGGAACTGAGCATCGACACGACGGCCTGCACCGTCGAGGAGGCGGCCGACCAGGTGCTGGCCTACCTCGAGCAGCACGGCCTCATCGCCGGCCGCGCGCCCTGA
- the xth gene encoding exodeoxyribonuclease III — translation MKIATWNVNSLKVRLPQALDWLAANRPDALCLQELKLEDRAFPVAELEAAGYHAVFTGQKTYNGVAILSPAPIDEAGVVRNIPGFEDAQRRLIAATIGGVRVVCGYFPNGQAVGSDKFDYKLRWLAALTDWLREELKTHARLVLAGDFNIAPEDRDAHPDWKDEIHVSEPERAAFRALQGLGLVDAFRLFEQPERSFSWWDYRMLAFRRNFGLRIDHLLVSPALRDACRSCVVDKAPRRLERPSDHAPVVLELET, via the coding sequence ATGAAAATCGCCACCTGGAACGTAAACTCCCTCAAAGTGCGCCTGCCCCAGGCGCTCGACTGGCTCGCCGCCAACCGGCCGGACGCGCTGTGCCTGCAGGAACTCAAACTGGAGGACAGGGCCTTCCCGGTCGCCGAACTCGAAGCCGCCGGCTACCACGCCGTCTTCACCGGGCAGAAGACGTACAACGGCGTCGCCATCCTGAGCCCGGCGCCGATCGACGAAGCCGGCGTGGTGCGCAACATCCCGGGCTTCGAGGACGCGCAGAGGCGGCTGATCGCGGCGACCATCGGCGGCGTCCGGGTGGTGTGCGGCTACTTTCCCAACGGCCAGGCGGTGGGCTCGGACAAGTTCGACTACAAGCTGCGCTGGCTCGCCGCGCTCACCGACTGGCTGCGCGAGGAGTTGAAGACCCACGCGCGGCTGGTGCTGGCCGGCGACTTCAACATCGCACCGGAAGACCGCGACGCCCACCCCGACTGGAAGGACGAGATCCACGTGTCCGAACCGGAACGCGCCGCCTTCCGCGCGCTGCAGGGCCTGGGCCTGGTCGACGCCTTCCGCCTGTTCGAACAGCCCGAGCGCAGCTTCTCGTGGTGGGACTACCGCATGCTGGCCTTCCGCCGCAATTTCGGCCTGCGCATCGACCATCTCCTGGTGTCGCCGGCGCTGCGCGACGCCTGCCGCAGTTGCGTCGTCGACAAGGCGCCGCGCCGGCTGGAGCGCCCGTCCGACCACGCGCCGGTGGTGCTGGAACTCGAGACCTGA
- the cysD gene encoding sulfate adenylyltransferase subunit CysD, which yields MPNIDPTTLTHLQRLEAESIHILREVVAEADNPVMLYSIGKDSAVMLHLAMKAFHPARPPFPLLHVDTRWKFRDMYAFRDRMVAELGFDLLVHINPEGIEKDINPFTHGSAIHTDIMKTEGLKQALDKYGFDAAFGGARRDEEKSRAKERVFSFRTAGHRWDPKNQRPELWKLYNARKHKGESMRVFPLSNWTELDIWQYIYLENVPIVPLYYAAERPVVERDGTLIMVDDERMPLLPGEVPMRKKVRFRTLGCYPLTGAVESEADTLPAIIQEMLLTRTSERQGRVIDHDSAGSMEKKKQEGYF from the coding sequence ATGCCGAACATCGACCCGACAACACTGACCCACCTGCAACGCCTGGAAGCCGAGAGCATCCACATCCTGCGCGAGGTGGTGGCCGAAGCGGACAATCCGGTGATGCTGTACTCCATCGGCAAGGACAGCGCGGTGATGCTGCACCTGGCGATGAAGGCGTTCCATCCGGCCCGGCCGCCGTTTCCGCTGCTTCACGTCGATACGCGCTGGAAGTTCCGCGACATGTACGCGTTCCGCGACCGCATGGTGGCCGAACTCGGCTTCGACCTGCTGGTGCACATCAACCCCGAGGGCATCGAGAAGGACATCAACCCCTTCACCCACGGCTCGGCCATCCACACCGACATCATGAAGACCGAGGGGCTCAAGCAGGCGCTCGACAAGTACGGCTTCGACGCGGCCTTCGGCGGCGCGCGGCGCGACGAGGAGAAGTCGCGCGCCAAGGAGCGGGTGTTCTCGTTTCGCACCGCGGGCCATCGCTGGGACCCGAAGAACCAGCGCCCCGAGCTGTGGAAGCTCTACAACGCCAGGAAGCACAAGGGCGAGTCGATGCGGGTGTTTCCGCTGTCGAACTGGACCGAACTGGACATCTGGCAATACATCTACCTCGAGAACGTCCCCATCGTGCCGCTGTACTACGCGGCGGAGCGGCCGGTGGTCGAGCGCGACGGTACGCTGATCATGGTCGACGACGAGCGCATGCCGCTCCTGCCGGGCGAAGTGCCGATGCGGAAGAAGGTGCGCTTTCGCACGCTGGGCTGCTACCCGCTCACCGGCGCGGTGGAGTCCGAGGCCGACACGCTGCCGGCCATCATCCAGGAGATGCTGCTGACCCGGACATCCGAGCGCCAGGGCAGGGTGATCGACCATGATTCGGCCGGTTCGATGGAGAAGAAGAAACAGGAGGGCTACTTCTGA
- the argB gene encoding acetylglutamate kinase has translation MTDTTPPQGVTPALKAEILAEALPYIKRFFDRTIVIKYGGNAMTDPHLKDCFARDVVLLKLVGLNPVVVHGGGPQIENLLARVGKKGEFIQGMRVTDAETMEVVEMVLGGQVNKEIVNLINQHGGKAVGLTGKDASFIRAKKLLMQKLDAPEGDVIDVGQVGEITQIDPSLIAFLDQGDFIPVIAPIGVGEDGETYNINADVVAGKLAEILKAEKLVLLTNTPGVLDKAGKLLTGLTPRQIDELVADGTLSGGMLPKIGSALDAARNGVKSVHIIDGRVEHCLLLEILTDHGVGTMIKSK, from the coding sequence ATGACCGACACCACTCCGCCGCAAGGCGTCACGCCCGCACTCAAGGCCGAGATCCTTGCCGAGGCTCTGCCCTACATCAAGCGCTTCTTCGACAGGACCATCGTCATCAAGTACGGCGGCAACGCGATGACCGACCCGCACCTGAAGGACTGCTTCGCGCGCGACGTGGTGCTGCTCAAGCTGGTCGGCCTCAACCCGGTGGTGGTGCACGGCGGCGGCCCGCAGATCGAGAACCTGCTCGCCCGCGTCGGCAAGAAGGGCGAATTCATCCAGGGCATGCGCGTGACCGACGCCGAGACCATGGAAGTGGTCGAGATGGTGCTGGGCGGCCAGGTCAACAAGGAAATCGTCAACCTGATCAACCAGCACGGCGGCAAGGCGGTGGGCCTCACCGGCAAGGACGCCAGCTTCATCCGCGCGAAGAAGCTGCTGATGCAAAAGCTCGACGCGCCCGAGGGCGACGTGATCGACGTCGGCCAGGTCGGCGAGATCACGCAGATCGACCCCAGCCTGATCGCCTTCCTCGACCAGGGCGACTTCATCCCGGTGATCGCGCCGATCGGCGTGGGAGAAGACGGCGAAACCTACAACATCAACGCCGACGTCGTCGCCGGCAAGCTGGCCGAGATCCTGAAAGCGGAAAAGCTGGTGCTGCTCACCAACACGCCGGGCGTGCTGGACAAGGCCGGCAAGCTGCTCACCGGTCTCACGCCGCGCCAGATCGACGAACTGGTGGCCGACGGCACGCTGTCGGGCGGCATGCTGCCCAAGATCGGCTCGGCGCTGGATGCCGCGCGCAACGGCGTGAAGTCGGTGCACATCATCGACGGCCGCGTCGAACACTGCCTGCTGCTCGAAATCCTGACCGACCACGGCGTCGGCACGATGATCAAGAGCAAGTAA
- a CDS encoding Crp/Fnr family transcriptional regulator, which translates to MAADTVPAPGSDGRLGALYPVLGALSPAARARLQASARWLKMPAGALLFDDRQSCEGFPFVVEGSVRVAKCAPSGRELPLYRVSPGETCIISSSCLLGHEDYNARGVTESDTLLMLLPKAVFDDLLGEPAFRGFVFHLFADRIADLMQLIDEVAFRKLDQRLAALLLGKGHTLRVTHQHLADELGSVREIVSRLLKGFADQGLVRLSREQIEILDAPGLRRLAAGEARHS; encoded by the coding sequence ATGGCTGCGGACACCGTCCCCGCCCCCGGCAGCGACGGCCGGCTCGGCGCGCTCTATCCCGTGCTCGGCGCGCTGTCGCCGGCTGCGCGCGCCCGACTGCAGGCCAGCGCGCGCTGGCTGAAGATGCCCGCCGGCGCCCTGCTGTTCGACGACCGCCAGTCCTGCGAGGGTTTTCCATTCGTCGTCGAGGGTTCGGTGCGCGTCGCCAAGTGCGCACCCAGCGGCCGCGAGTTGCCGCTGTACCGGGTGAGCCCGGGCGAGACCTGCATCATCTCGTCGTCCTGCCTGCTCGGCCACGAAGACTACAACGCACGCGGCGTCACCGAGAGCGACACGCTGCTGATGCTGCTGCCCAAGGCGGTGTTCGACGACCTGCTCGGCGAGCCCGCCTTCCGCGGCTTCGTGTTCCACCTGTTTGCCGATCGCATCGCCGACCTGATGCAGTTGATCGACGAGGTCGCCTTCCGCAAGCTCGACCAGCGCCTGGCCGCCCTGCTGCTGGGCAAGGGGCACACGCTGCGGGTCACCCACCAGCACCTTGCCGACGAACTGGGCAGCGTGCGCGAGATCGTCAGCCGCCTGCTGAAGGGCTTCGCCGACCAGGGCCTGGTGCGGCTGTCGCGCGAGCAGATCGAGATCCTCGACGCACCCGGCCTGCGCCGGCTCGCCGCCGGGGAAGCGCGCCACTCGTGA
- a CDS encoding MarR family winged helix-turn-helix transcriptional regulator has protein sequence MKPKREEFAVMLYRCAVVWRGRVDERLRPWDMSYSTWRILKLLLAAEQRYNQRSLAAGIGVETPTLVRLLDRMEKLGLVRREPDGRDRRQKHVDITPDGRALMAQIDPEVLAVREQMLSGLADAELQAGVELLAKILRNATV, from the coding sequence ATGAAGCCGAAGCGGGAAGAATTCGCCGTGATGCTGTATCGCTGCGCCGTCGTCTGGCGGGGCCGGGTCGACGAGCGGTTGCGCCCGTGGGACATGAGCTATTCCACCTGGCGCATCCTGAAGCTGCTGCTCGCGGCGGAGCAACGCTACAACCAGCGCAGCCTTGCCGCCGGCATCGGCGTCGAAACGCCGACCCTGGTACGGCTGCTGGACCGCATGGAAAAGCTCGGGCTGGTGCGGCGCGAGCCGGACGGGCGCGACCGGCGGCAGAAACACGTCGACATCACGCCCGACGGCCGGGCCCTGATGGCGCAGATCGACCCCGAGGTGCTGGCCGTACGCGAGCAGATGCTGTCCGGGCTGGCGGACGCCGAACTGCAGGCCGGCGTCGAACTGCTGGCGAAGATCCTGCGCAATGCAACGGTCTGA
- a CDS encoding DHA2 family efflux MFS transporter permease subunit, translating into MYPLPRAVSFDALSQRHGKRYKWLVLLVAGLGVIAGVLSTTSFSVAVPALMRQFGLGQEQVQWTMTGYMAAMTVGMLPTPWILDRLGFRKLFLGAIVLLAVTSIAGSLATDYRLVVAMRILQGMAAGVLQPMGTLAVVRLFPDRGQGRASGILGFGIVLAPAVAPSLGGVLLDHFGWPAIFLINLPACLLAGLLGLYLLPLPREVVRHKFDWPGVALLTVSTLAIVEGIASLQHSGPAAGWTLLQFGLAALAVGGFVLHARRARHPIISIGLFRRRSFSMGTLVSFAYGFGLFGSSYLIPVFLQHALHFSATAAGTALLPSGIVLALTIPLAGRMADRHSPQAVTIAGLVLFCLSFVFFGVVAGHITYLEIIAATILGRVGLGLILPALSMATLRHLEPHHLSQSSVVISYVRQLGGVLGIAMAAVFVSWRETVRAGAADGVAGAYADGFMMIAGVFLVALAAACLMKEKAPR; encoded by the coding sequence ATGTATCCGCTGCCCCGCGCCGTATCCTTCGACGCCTTGTCGCAACGCCATGGCAAGCGCTACAAGTGGCTGGTCCTGCTCGTCGCCGGCCTCGGCGTGATCGCCGGCGTGCTGTCGACCACCAGCTTCAGCGTCGCCGTGCCCGCCCTGATGCGCCAATTCGGCCTCGGCCAGGAACAGGTGCAATGGACGATGACCGGCTACATGGCGGCGATGACGGTCGGCATGCTGCCCACGCCGTGGATCCTGGACCGCCTGGGTTTTCGCAAGCTCTTCCTCGGCGCCATCGTGCTGCTCGCGGTCACCAGCATCGCCGGCAGCCTTGCAACGGACTACCGGCTCGTCGTCGCCATGCGCATCCTGCAGGGGATGGCGGCGGGCGTGCTGCAGCCGATGGGCACGCTGGCCGTCGTGCGCCTCTTCCCCGACCGGGGCCAGGGCCGCGCATCGGGCATTCTCGGCTTCGGCATCGTGCTGGCGCCGGCAGTCGCACCCAGCCTGGGCGGCGTGCTGCTCGACCATTTCGGCTGGCCGGCGATCTTCCTGATCAACCTGCCCGCCTGCCTGCTCGCCGGGCTGCTCGGCCTCTACCTGCTGCCGCTGCCGCGCGAGGTGGTCCGCCACAAGTTCGACTGGCCCGGCGTGGCCCTGCTGACGGTGTCGACGCTGGCCATCGTCGAAGGCATCGCCAGCCTGCAGCACAGCGGGCCGGCGGCGGGCTGGACGCTGCTCCAGTTCGGGCTCGCGGCGCTGGCCGTCGGCGGCTTCGTGCTGCACGCGCGCAGGGCGAGGCATCCCATCATCAGCATCGGCCTGTTCCGGCGGCGTTCCTTTTCGATGGGTACGCTGGTGTCCTTCGCCTACGGTTTCGGGCTGTTCGGCTCGTCCTACCTGATCCCGGTGTTCCTGCAGCATGCGCTGCATTTCTCGGCCACCGCGGCCGGCACGGCGCTGCTGCCGTCGGGGATCGTGCTGGCACTGACCATTCCGCTGGCGGGGCGCATGGCCGACCGCCATTCGCCGCAGGCGGTGACGATCGCGGGCCTCGTGCTGTTCTGCCTGTCGTTCGTGTTCTTCGGCGTGGTGGCGGGGCACATCACCTATCTGGAGATCATCGCCGCGACCATCCTCGGGCGCGTCGGCCTCGGCCTCATCCTGCCGGCCCTGAGCATGGCCACGCTGAGGCACCTGGAGCCGCACCACCTCAGCCAGTCGTCGGTGGTGATCAGCTACGTGCGGCAGTTGGGCGGGGTGCTGGGAATCGCGATGGCCGCGGTATTCGTGTCGTGGCGCGAAACCGTCCGCGCAGGAGCGGCCGACGGCGTCGCCGGCGCATACGCCGACGGTTTCATGATGATCGCGGGCGTGTTCCTGGTCGCGCTCGCGGCGGCCTGCCTGATGAAGGAGAAGGCGCCGCGCTGA
- a CDS encoding phosphopantetheine-binding protein, whose product MNIQEEILSLLDETLSLNGRGLSFDADTALLGNLPELDSMAVLAVIHAIEERFGIAVPDDEIDGSSFATVGSVVEFVSRLSAH is encoded by the coding sequence TTGAATATCCAGGAAGAAATCCTGTCGCTGCTCGACGAGACGCTGAGCCTGAATGGCCGCGGCCTGAGCTTCGACGCCGATACCGCGCTGCTGGGCAACCTGCCGGAGCTTGATTCCATGGCCGTGCTCGCGGTGATCCACGCCATCGAGGAGCGCTTCGGCATCGCCGTGCCGGACGACGAGATCGACGGCAGTTCGTTTGCCACCGTCGGCTCGGTGGTGGAATTCGTCAGCCGCCTGTCGGCGCACTGA
- the cysQ gene encoding 3'(2'),5'-bisphosphate nucleotidase CysQ, whose translation MTNASCAERLDLIEHLLPIIRAAGDVVMAVYETDFTVRGKDDASPVTEADERAEALIVPALDALLPGVPVVAEEAFAAGRIPSVAERFWLVDPLDGTKEFISRNGEFTVNIALVENGEPVLGLVHAPALKKTFAGAAGCGAFIENCIGRRPIKCRRPPLEGLTVVASRSHGDAAALDAFLAGRKVAQLKSAGSSLKLCLIAAGEADLYPRLGRTMEWDIAAGHAVLTAAGGSVTRLDGSRLTYGKPGFDNPHFAAEGLTG comes from the coding sequence GTGACGAACGCGTCCTGTGCCGAACGCCTCGATCTCATCGAGCACCTGCTTCCCATCATCCGCGCCGCGGGCGATGTGGTGATGGCCGTGTATGAAACCGACTTCACCGTCCGCGGCAAGGACGACGCCTCGCCCGTCACCGAAGCCGACGAGCGCGCCGAGGCGCTGATCGTCCCCGCGCTCGACGCCCTGCTGCCGGGCGTGCCGGTGGTCGCCGAAGAAGCCTTCGCCGCCGGCCGGATACCCAGCGTGGCGGAGCGTTTCTGGCTGGTCGACCCGCTCGACGGCACGAAGGAGTTCATCAGCCGCAACGGCGAATTCACCGTCAACATCGCGCTGGTGGAAAACGGCGAGCCGGTGCTGGGCCTGGTGCATGCGCCGGCCTTGAAGAAGACCTTTGCCGGCGCGGCCGGTTGCGGCGCCTTCATCGAGAACTGCATCGGCCGCCGCCCGATCAAATGCCGCCGGCCGCCGCTCGAAGGGCTCACCGTCGTCGCCAGCCGTTCGCACGGCGACGCTGCCGCGCTCGATGCCTTCCTCGCCGGACGCAAGGTCGCCCAGCTCAAGAGTGCCGGCTCCTCGCTCAAGCTGTGCCTGATCGCCGCCGGCGAGGCCGACCTGTATCCGCGCCTGGGCCGCACCATGGAATGGGACATCGCCGCCGGACACGCCGTGCTGACCGCGGCCGGCGGCAGCGTCACCCGCCTGGACGGCAGCAGGCTCACCTATGGCAAGCCGGGCTTCGACAACCCGCACTTCGCCGCCGAGGGCCTGACCGGCTGA
- a CDS encoding sulfite exporter TauE/SafE family protein: MSILIGLTVGLVLGLTGAGGSIFAVPLLMAGLGWPITQASTASLLAVAISAAVGAALAWRHSYVRYRAATLMALVGTFFAPAGIGLADRLPQPTLTKIFSLVLAIVGVRMFLAARRCGEDAAVVRSAVAGEGRSSRGRVGSVNPATGRLVWTQAVAVTMSLIGACTGFLSGLLGVGGGFVIVPALRATVPLSMHSAVATSLMAIALTSSGTFLSGLLHGRTVPLAAVLPFVGGAVLGMVLGRTVAGRISGPRLQQSFAALAVAVSIVMAFA; encoded by the coding sequence ATGAGCATCCTGATCGGATTGACGGTGGGCCTGGTCCTGGGCCTGACCGGTGCGGGTGGATCGATTTTCGCGGTGCCGCTGCTGATGGCCGGCCTGGGTTGGCCAATCACGCAGGCGTCGACCGCTTCGCTGCTGGCGGTGGCGATCTCGGCCGCCGTCGGCGCCGCGCTGGCTTGGCGGCACAGCTATGTGCGCTACCGCGCGGCGACGTTGATGGCGCTCGTCGGCACGTTCTTCGCACCGGCCGGCATCGGCCTCGCGGACCGGCTGCCGCAGCCGACGCTGACGAAGATCTTCTCGCTCGTGCTGGCCATCGTCGGGGTGCGCATGTTCCTGGCCGCGCGGCGCTGCGGCGAGGACGCCGCCGTCGTGCGCTCGGCGGTGGCGGGCGAAGGGCGGTCTTCCAGGGGCAGGGTCGGCAGCGTGAATCCGGCGACCGGGCGCCTGGTCTGGACGCAGGCGGTGGCGGTGACGATGTCGCTCATCGGCGCCTGCACCGGCTTTCTTTCCGGCCTGCTCGGCGTCGGCGGCGGTTTCGTGATCGTCCCGGCGCTGCGCGCGACGGTGCCGCTGTCGATGCACTCCGCGGTGGCCACGTCGCTGATGGCCATCGCGCTGACCAGTTCGGGCACCTTCCTCAGCGGCTTGCTGCATGGGCGGACGGTACCGCTGGCCGCCGTGCTGCCCTTCGTCGGCGGGGCGGTGCTCGGCATGGTGCTCGGGCGCACGGTCGCCGGCCGCATCTCCGGCCCCCGACTGCAGCAAAGTTTCGCCGCTCTCGCCGTGGCGGTGTCGATCGTCATGGCCTTCGCGTAA